One Mytilus trossulus isolate FHL-02 chromosome 5, PNRI_Mtr1.1.1.hap1, whole genome shotgun sequence DNA segment encodes these proteins:
- the LOC134719046 gene encoding mucin-2-like isoform X1: MDTASVIFEPVDDFSNISPSASLAITTQTKSSLLSYRESKLYISSSIFEELSSDVQRKEPLASTASLLKLESTPSSTVLNYLQTAIIEQSTKSSEQSPQISEEPSQSSEQPPQRSTTFPVYSSSVESSISDTIYPAETAVEASSVSSLTKKSIFVNDNNSHLTGIVSSVIDSSSFMKSQYPPVLESFVEGSSETSIYYDTGTSISKKALQITPTLSSIISQHTEKDIGKSAMPFSAYILSDKSIMTSSVSMDNSSVEYEYVTSSYAETVSIPESSFSSLSASSVLPFNVKSDVTSGSESQPLSLPLITTPPILSTSTLDVVSSQILSLPLALIDSSSSLHVPELSTSSPVQPMSSSGPLQPMSSDAQVEPTSSAAQVQPMSSSAQVQPMSSSAQVQPMSSSAQVPTMSSSAQVPPMSTSSQVEQLSWSTQVQLTSSAAPSQQMSSSALVQPISSDAQVQPTSSEAQVQPMSSTAPVQPMSSSALVQPISSDAQVQPTSSEAQVQPMSSSAPVQPMSSSAPVQPKSSSAPVQLTSSEAAVQPMSSSAQVQPMSSSAPVQLMSSSASIQPMTSSAPVQSMSSSAPVQLTSSEGAVQPMSSSALVLSISSSAPVQLTSSEAAVQPMSSSAPVQPMSSSALVQPMSSSEQVQPMSSSAPVQPMSSSAPVQPMSSSAPVQPMSSSALVQPMSSSAPVQPMSSSAAIQSMSSSEPVQPMSSSASVQLTSSSETIQPMSSSDHVLPMSSSAPVQSMSSEASVQPTSSADHAQFTSSDAPIHPSASETPLQETSSVATVHLTSTRSSTEVHVQPSPSDTHVQTTTSIVHVQPSSTETHAQPTSTQSYVQSTTEVFAQSSSSQAPVQPMSSEVSELRTSTQAPVQPSTTEVPIHMSTTVAHVQSSTTEVHVQLSSSEAPVQQTSRPVTPTESLVQATTSGEVQGTSIGLESQTSVVSVLSTGEPVQTSSVQPVSSTGVLVHPSSTQSLTSSEAQVQPTSGSSDSQMQASSSSVLMSSMAPTPSLSSAKPVMTTDTPVQQSSATLEMSIEASTQSSSSVYTMSTSALVQSSSVAPVASTEKAVESSSSLHLMSTQTPIQPTSTIAVKSSEVSDLQSSSVPDVSTGFHIQSSSPALVTSTGVPVQQSSSSLHVTSSQIIVRPSSAAFVTSTEAPVQSSSTPDMSTQDHVQSSSTPAMSTQDHVQSSSTPALSTQDHVQSSSTPAMSTQDHVQSSSTLAISTQDHVQSSSTPVMSSQDHVQSSSVKPVTSTGELVQPSSTAHVMSSQVSVEISSASPIVSTQAPIQSSSSTLVTSTEIIVQPSTSVPVTSTQAQVDTSSLAPVVSTQIGVQSSSSAHVISTQATIQSSSSTMLTSSESPVQPTSSAPVTTSEAVEPSSQPIFASSTESHIQSSSSDVVASTEAPMQTSTHVLVESTSSVVQMVSSSTYVPAVSSSEAVTASIAPSTTLTLTSSEVPTTTTTEASTTQSTSTSTTTAAVVSTTPEPSTTPEASTTTTQASTTPTTTTTPVPTTQPLPVITYQIDGSLRITGGESWSAALTNKNSPEYIALEEKLREMLKEVYGSGASGSRFYSVNLITFTQGSIIATFKLNYTGSGAINMTELNNHMISKVESGSFGDLVIDKAAISHSIAIQPSTPAPSTTQAIPASTEKSTEKSELPLPPWGIAVIVCGALVLIFLLTMIAILCTRRQTRMMKYRMSDDMDPDDIGYRRSWGNGETNHAYDNKQEAMAVNEEMKHPVPFFDIENSETKELDPEYNYNLEDSPNNGYSRFPSNGNANSVPRDHMQTFYDKNTATWETHL, encoded by the exons ATGGATACAGCATCTGTAATATTTGAACCAGTTGACGATTTCAGTAATATAAGTCCATCTGCGTCATTGGCGataacaacacaaacaaaaagtTCATTATTGTCATACAGAGAGTCGAAATTATACATTTCTTCTTCTATATTTGAGGAATTGTCATCCGATGTTCAAAGAAAAGAACCATTAGCTTCCACAGCGTCGTTGTTGAAACTAGAATCGACACCATCTTCAACTGTATTGAATTATCTCCAAACAGCAATAATAGAACAATCTACTAAATCTTCCGAACAATCACCCCAAATTTCCGAGGAACCATCCCAAAGTTCCGAGCAACCGCCCCAAAGGTCAACTACATTCCCTGTGTATTCTTCATCTGTGGAAAGTTCTATATCGGATACGATATATCCAGCTGAAACAGCAGTAGAAGCCAGCTCTGTTTCATCTCttactaaaaaaagtatatttgtgAACGACAATAATTCGCATTTAACAGGAATCGTTTCTAGCGTTATAGATTCTAGCAGTTTTATGAAATCGCAATATCCTCCGGTACTAGAATCCTTTGTGGAAGGATCGTCTGAAACCAGCATATATTATGACACCGGAACAAGTATCTCTAAGAAAGCTTTGCAAATAACACCAACGTTGTCATCTATTATATCACAACATACAGAAAAAGATATCGGCAAAAGCGCAATGCCTTTTTCAGCTTATATTTTATCTGATAAATCTATAATGACGTCATCAGTATCAATGGATAATTCGTCAGTCGAATATGAGTATGTCACTTCATCATATGCAGAAACAGTTTCAATTCCGGAATCATCATTCTCTAGTTTGTCAGCTAGTTCTGTGTTGCCATTTAATGTAAAATCTGACGTCACTTCCGGATCAGAATCACAACCACTTTCTCTGCCTTTAATTACAACGCCACCTATTCTTTCCACCTCTACGCTAGATGTTGTATCTTCTCAGATCCTTTCTTTACCTCTAGCACTAATTGACT catCTTCGTCCCTCCACGTTCCTGAACTATCCACTTCGAGTCCAGTACAGCCAATGTCATCGTCAGGTCCGCTTCAGCCAATGTCATCTGACGCTCAAGTAGAGCCGACGTCATCTGCTGCCCAGGTTCAGCCAATGTCATCGTCAGCTCAGGTTCAGCCAATGTCATCGTCAGCTCAGGTTCAGCCAATGTCATCGTCAGCTCAGGTTCCGACAATGTCATCGTCAGCTCAGGTTCCGCCAATGTCAACGTCATCTCAGGTTGAGCAACTGTCATGGTCAACTCAAGTACAGCTGACGTCATCTGCAGCTCCAAGTCAGCAAATGTCATCGTCAGCTCTGGTTCAGCCAATTTCATCTGACGCTCAAGTACAGCCGACGTCATCTGAAGCTCAGGTTCAGCCAATGTCATCGACAGCTCCGGTTCAGCCAATGTCATCGTCAGCTCTGGTTCAGCCAATTTCATCTGACGCTCAAGTACAGCCGACGTCATCTGAAGCTCAGGTTCAGCCAATGTCATCGTCAGCTCCGGTTCAGCCAATGTCATCGTCAGCTCCAGTTCAGCCAAAGTCATCGTCAGCTCCAGTACAGCTGACGTCATCTGAAGCTGCGGTTCAGCCAATGTCATCATCAGCTCAAGTTCAGCCAATGTCATCGTCAGCTCCGGTTCAGCTAATGTCATCGTCGGCTTCAATTCAGCCAATGACATCGTCAGCTCCGGTTCAGTCAATGTCATCGTCAGCTCCAGTACAGCTGACGTCTTCTGAGGGTGCAGTCCAGCCAATGTCATCGTCAGCTCTGGTTCTGTCAATTTCATCTTCAGCTCCAGTACAGCTGACGTCATCTGAGGCTGCGGTTCAGCCAATGTCATCGTCAGCCCCAGTTCAGCCAATGTCATCGTCAGCTCTGGTTCAGCCGATGTCATCGTCAGAACAAGTTCAGCCAATGTCATCATCAGCTCCAGTTCAGCCAATGTCATCGTCAGCTCCGGTTCAGCCAATGTCATCGTCAGCTCCGGTTCAGCCAATGTCATCGTCAGCTCTGGTTCAGCCAATGTCATCGTCAGCTCCGGTTCAGCCAATGTCATCGTCAGCTGCAATTCAGTCAATGTCATCTTCAGAACCCGTTCAGCCAATGTCATCGTCAGCTTCAGTTCAGCTTACGTCATCATCAGAAACTATTCAGCCAATGTCATCGTCAGATCATGTTCTGCCAATGTCATCGTCAGCACCGGTTCAGTCAATGTCATCTGAAGCTTCCGTTCAGCCAACTTCATCTGCAGATCATGCTCAGTTTACCTCATCTGACGCTCCTATTCATCCATCTGCTTCTGAAACTCCTTTGCAGGAAACATCAAGTGTTGCCACCGTGCATCTGACATCTACTCGGTCATCCACTGAAGTTCATGTACAACCATCGCCTTCTGACACGCACGTTCAAACAACAACTTCTATAGTACATGTGCAACCATCATCTACGGAAACGCATGCTCAGCCGACGTCAACTCAATCCTATGTACAGTCGACAACTGAGGTGTTCGCACAATCATCGTCTTCCCAAGCTCCAGTTCAGCCAATGTCTTCAGAAGTTTCTGAACTACGCACGTCAACTCAGGCTCCCGTACAACCTTCAACCACCGAAGTTCCAATACACATGTCAACAACTGTGGCTCATGTTCAATCAAGCACTACCGAAGTTCATGTACAGCTATCATCCTCTGAAGCCCCAGTACAACAAACTTCAAGACCAGTTACACCCACAGAAAGCCTTGTGCAGGCAACAACTTCTGGCGAAGTGCAAGGAACATCAATTGGATTGGAATCGCAAACTTCAGTAGTTTCTGTATTGTCAACTGGGGAACCAGTTCAAACATCTTCTGTACAACCAGTTTCATCAACTGGAGTTCTGGTTCATCCATCATCAACTCAATCATTGACATCATCAGAGGCTCAGGTTCAACCAACATCTGGTTCATCGGATTCTCAAATGCAGGCTTCGTCGTCAAGTGTTTTAATGTCATCAATGGCTCCTACTCCATCACTATCATCTGCAAAACCTGTGATGACAACCGATACCCCAGTGCAACAGTCGTCTGCAACACTTGAAATGTCAATCGAAGCATCAACTCAATCATCATCATCCGTGTATACTATGTCGACATCAGCCTTAGTTCAGTCATCATCAGTGGCTCCTGTCGCATCAACTGAGAAAGCAGTTGAATCTTCGTCGTCACTACATTTGATGTCTACCCAAACCCCTATTCAACCGACATCTACAATAGCCGTCAAATCATCAGAGGTGTCAGATCTGCAGTCATCATCAGTACCTGATGTGTCAACTGGGTTTCACATTCAGTCATCATCACCGGCACTCGTCACATCAACTGGGGTACCAGTTCAACAATCGTCGTCTTCACTACATGTAACATCATCTCAAATTATAGTTCGACCCTCTTCTGCAGCGTTTGTCACATCAACAGAGGCACCCGTTCAGTCGTCGTCAACTCCTGATATGTCAACTCAAGATCATGTTCAGTCGTCGTCAACTCCTGCTATGTCAACTCAAGATCATGTTCAGTCGTCGTCAACTCCTGCTTTGTCAACTCAAGATCATGTTCAGTCGTCTTCAACTCCTGCTATGTCAACTCAAGATCATGTTCAGTCGTCGTCAACTCTTGCTATTTCAACTCAAGATCATGTCCAGTCGTCGTCGACTCCTGTTATGTCATCTCAAGATCATGTTCAGTCATCATCTGTAAAACCTGTCACATCAACTGGAGAGTTGGTCCAACCGTCATCGACCGCGCACGTGATGTCATCACAAGTCTCAGTTGAAATCTCGTCTGCATCACCAATCGTATCAACTCAGGCCCCAATACAGTCATCATCGTCAACCCTTGTAACGTCAACTGAAATTATAGTTCAACCGTCAACTTCAGTACCTGTCACATCAACTCAGGCCCAAGTTGATACATCATCCTTAGCACCCGTAGTATCAACACAGATTGGAGTGCAGTCCTCGTCATCGGCACATGTCATATCAACGCAGGCCACAATTCAATCATCATCGTCAACAATGTTGACATCATCAGAATCACCTGTTCAACCAACATCATCAGCACCTGTTACAACGTCTGAAGCAGTTGAACCATCATCTCAACCAATTTTCGCCTCCTCCACGGAGAGCCATATTCAGTCATCATCATCAGATGTTGTTGCGTCAACAGAGGCCCCAATGCAAACATCTACTCATGTTCTTGTTGAATCAACGTCTTCTGTTGTACAGATGGTTAGTAGTTCTACATATGTACCGGCTGTTTCGTCATCAGAGGCTGTAACAGCTAGTATAGCCCCATCTACAACTCTTACACTGACATCTTCAGAAGTGCCTACAACAACGACAACAGAAGCGTCAACAACTCAATCAACTTCAACATCAACAACTACAGCAGCTGTAGTATCAACGACACCTGAACCCTCAACAACACCTGAGgcatcaacaacaacaacacagGCATCAACAACACCGACAACAACGACAACGCCAGTACCAACAACACAACCACTACCGGTTATTACATACCAAATTGATGGTTCGTTGAGAATAACAGGCGGAGAAAGCTGGAGTGCCGCACTCACAAACAAAAATTCACCAGAATATATTGCTTTGGAGGAAAAATTGCGCGAAATG TTGAAAGAGGTTTATGGTTCTGGTGCATCTGGATCTAGATTCTACAGTGTAAATCTGATAACATTCAC cCAAGGAAGTATTATTGCAACTTTTAAACTGAATTATACCGGAAGTGGAGCTATTAATATGACAGAGTTGAACAATCACATGATAAGTAAAGTAGAAAGTGGTAGTTTCGGAGACTTGGTTATAGACAAGGCGGCAATAAGTCATTCAA